From the Levilactobacillus yonginensis genome, one window contains:
- a CDS encoding type I toxin-antitoxin system Fst family toxin produces the protein MLHDILSLIVAPILVGIVNKLFSYWLDKSDKDNNH, from the coding sequence ATGTTACATGATATACTCTCATTGATTGTTGCACCGATTCTAGTCGGTATAGTTAATAAACTATTCTCTTACTGGTTAGATAAGAGCGACAAAGACAACAATCACTAG
- a CDS encoding winged helix-turn-helix transcriptional regulator, whose amino-acid sequence MTDTVRKYALDKIQQKDFNCAKEYTLSMFSGKYKIVILYQLHYDGKMRFGEIQKSLSNATHKVLSQQLKELDEDGLIDRQEGLVNNRKAVFYSLTTTGETLMPIIEMMFSWGTKRLEKLQIDDTTI is encoded by the coding sequence ATGACAGACACTGTACGAAAGTATGCCCTTGATAAAATACAACAAAAAGATTTTAATTGCGCTAAAGAATATACGCTGTCGATGTTTTCGGGTAAATATAAAATCGTCATACTTTATCAGCTACACTATGACGGTAAAATGCGTTTTGGAGAAATTCAAAAGTCATTGAGCAATGCAACGCATAAAGTCCTATCACAACAACTAAAGGAGTTAGATGAAGACGGTTTGATTGATCGTCAAGAAGGGTTAGTTAACAATCGAAAAGCAGTTTTTTATTCATTAACAACGACTGGTGAGACCTTAATGCCTATCATTGAAATGATGTTCTCATGGGGTACAAAAAGATTAGAAAAGCTTCAAATTGATGATACGACAATCTAA
- a CDS encoding putative holin-like toxin, whose translation MSVSDALQLMLAFGTFIVALIALIVELIKSQQKK comes from the coding sequence GTGTCCGTTTCGGACGCTTTACAATTAATGCTAGCTTTCGGTACATTTATCGTGGCCTTGATTGCATTAATTGTTGAGCTGATCAAAAGTCAGCAAAAAAAATAA
- a CDS encoding site-specific integrase: MVQQIVLPIKDSNVLKMVQDTLLDSFRAGRRNYTIFQVGKATLLRVSDVMTLKKSDVYNPDGSVKNTAFIHDKKTGKANTLYLKPVQQDLLQYHDWLVQQNINSDWLFPSTSHPDRHITEKQFYKIMARVGDLLGINYLGTHTMRKTGAYRVYTQSNYNIGLVMHLLNHSSEAMTLTYLGLDQASRETMLDQIDFG, from the coding sequence ATGGTGCAACAAATCGTCCTACCAATCAAAGACTCTAACGTCTTAAAAATGGTGCAAGATACCTTACTAGATAGTTTTCGGGCGGGTCGGCGTAACTACACCATCTTTCAAGTTGGAAAAGCTACCCTACTACGGGTGAGTGATGTCATGACGTTAAAGAAATCAGACGTCTACAATCCTGATGGTTCGGTCAAAAATACCGCCTTTATTCATGATAAAAAGACCGGTAAAGCAAATACATTATATTTAAAGCCCGTGCAACAAGACTTGCTGCAATATCATGATTGGCTAGTCCAACAGAATATCAATTCGGATTGGTTATTTCCCTCAACGTCCCATCCAGATCGACATATAACAGAGAAGCAGTTTTACAAGATCATGGCACGCGTGGGTGATCTCTTAGGTATCAACTATCTAGGAACACATACGATGCGTAAAACAGGCGCTTACCGCGTCTATACACAGTCAAACTACAATATTGGTTTAGTCATGCACTTACTGAATCATTCGAGTGAGGCTATGACCCTTACTTATCTCGGCTTAGATCAAGCAAGTCGCGAAACAATGTTAGATCAAATTGATTTTGGATAA
- a CDS encoding cation:proton antiporter → MEFIGSLCLILVATALGGHISARLNLPAVVGELLMGILLGPALLNWVQPNNFIHFFSEIGVIILMFIAGLESDLSLLKRYIRPSIVVAVLGMIFPIIIAYLTGLYFHFSNIESLFLGVTFAATSVSISVVVLQEMKHLNSQEGTTILGAAVVDDILAVLALSVLVSLSGNQVSEQGGPQNIGLSLLLQLGYLVLLFILGRWVIPQLMKLSEKLLVPSSEILISLVLCLGLAYSADLTGLSTVIGAFFAGLAIGQTDYKALIDRNVEPIGYAVFIPVFFISIGLKMTFTGIINDFWLFLILSIGGIVSKLLGAGIGAKVASFSWNSSWMIGAGMVSRGEMALIIAQLGLQSHLLSTDRYSSVIGAIIITTLAAPFLLRSTISKLRKSQDKLMD, encoded by the coding sequence ATGGAATTTATCGGTTCATTGTGTTTAATTTTAGTTGCTACCGCTCTTGGTGGTCATATAAGCGCTCGCCTTAATCTCCCAGCCGTTGTAGGTGAATTATTAATGGGAATCTTATTGGGACCTGCTTTACTTAATTGGGTTCAACCTAATAATTTTATCCATTTCTTTTCCGAGATCGGCGTAATAATTTTAATGTTCATTGCAGGTTTGGAAAGTGATCTCTCCTTGCTTAAACGTTACATTCGTCCTAGTATTGTTGTTGCGGTTCTTGGCATGATCTTCCCAATTATTATTGCTTACTTAACTGGTCTATATTTCCATTTCTCTAACATAGAAAGCCTGTTTTTAGGAGTGACATTTGCTGCTACCTCTGTTTCGATATCAGTCGTTGTTTTACAAGAAATGAAACACCTTAATAGCCAAGAAGGAACAACTATCTTAGGTGCAGCAGTCGTAGATGATATTTTAGCTGTGCTTGCTTTAAGTGTCTTGGTTAGCCTTTCTGGTAATCAAGTTTCCGAACAGGGTGGACCCCAAAATATAGGCCTTTCCCTGCTACTCCAACTCGGATACTTGGTTCTTCTTTTTATCTTGGGACGGTGGGTTATTCCACAGCTCATGAAGCTTAGTGAAAAGCTTTTAGTTCCTTCTTCAGAGATTTTAATTTCGCTGGTTTTGTGCTTGGGATTAGCTTATTCAGCAGATTTAACCGGCTTGAGCACGGTAATTGGCGCTTTCTTTGCTGGTCTTGCTATTGGTCAAACTGATTATAAAGCTCTGATTGACCGTAACGTTGAACCAATCGGCTATGCTGTTTTCATCCCTGTTTTCTTTATTAGCATTGGATTAAAGATGACTTTTACCGGCATTATCAATGATTTCTGGTTATTTTTAATTTTATCTATTGGTGGCATAGTATCGAAACTGCTGGGTGCAGGCATAGGTGCTAAGGTAGCTTCTTTTTCTTGGAATAGCTCCTGGATGATCGGTGCAGGGATGGTCTCACGTGGTGAAATGGCGCTGATTATTGCACAATTAGGCCTCCAAAGCCACTTATTATCCACAGATCGATATTCTTCTGTTATTGGGGCAATTATCATAACCACTTTAGCAGCCCCATTTCTTTTACGCAGTACCATTTCCAAGCTCAGAAAAAGCCAAGACAAGTTAATGGATTAA
- a CDS encoding type 1 glutamine amidotransferase domain-containing protein: MAKSVAVLVTNLVEDVEYTEPVEALKSAGHEVTTISFEKGTVEGKHGTQINVDKSIDEVRPQDFDALFIPGGFSPDQLRADQRFVEFTKFFLATNKLTTSICHGPQLMIQTGLVQGRTMTAYLTVQPDLYYAGARIEDKAVVIDGNLITSREPKDIPAFNEAFLAAL; this comes from the coding sequence ATGGCAAAATCAGTTGCAGTTTTGGTGACTAATCTAGTCGAAGACGTTGAATATACTGAACCTGTAGAGGCTCTTAAGTCTGCAGGACACGAAGTGACAACGATCAGTTTTGAAAAAGGTACTGTTGAAGGTAAGCATGGTACTCAGATTAACGTTGATAAGTCCATTGATGAAGTTCGTCCTCAAGACTTTGATGCCTTGTTCATTCCAGGAGGATTTTCACCAGATCAATTACGTGCGGACCAACGGTTTGTCGAATTTACAAAGTTCTTTTTGGCAACTAACAAGTTAACGACATCTATTTGCCACGGTCCACAATTAATGATTCAAACCGGGCTAGTGCAAGGTCGTACAATGACAGCATATTTAACTGTACAACCTGATTTGTATTATGCCGGTGCACGCATTGAAGACAAAGCTGTTGTGATCGATGGTAATCTAATTACTAGTCGCGAACCAAAAGATATCCCAGCATTTAATGAGGCCTTCCTAGCAGCTTTATAA
- a CDS encoding GIY-YIG nuclease family protein: protein MPNHIFINRESGNDNISIFYDEPSFLVIANKDDLTSIQLIDESKKPGIYILLGDDKRYIGQASNAIFNRLQQHYINKPWWNKLIFFGREDGHLSKAQLDLLERKIIEKMKREEIELDNNTQGNQSYIDKLSQFSALSLLSKVERVLIDIANIDLFASEDTEFDRPDPIPNNDTISILFGEQHYKGSSYRDVFTKLVSTLILSSDIANLTDLINSTEPNTVQIIGTLERVSGKGTKLTKAIDSSKYHVYVNFSKDALYKKIQILANLTKNKVIFERW from the coding sequence ATGCCCAATCACATATTTATCAATCGAGAGTCAGGTAATGATAATATTTCAATATTCTATGACGAACCATCATTTTTGGTCATTGCGAATAAAGATGATCTAACTAGCATTCAGTTGATTGATGAGTCTAAAAAACCTGGTATCTATATATTGTTAGGTGATGATAAACGATATATAGGTCAAGCATCAAATGCTATTTTTAATCGGTTGCAGCAACATTATATTAATAAGCCGTGGTGGAACAAGTTAATATTTTTTGGACGTGAAGATGGACATTTATCAAAAGCACAATTAGATCTGCTAGAACGAAAGATAATTGAAAAAATGAAACGAGAAGAAATCGAACTAGATAATAATACCCAAGGTAATCAGAGCTATATTGATAAATTAAGCCAATTTTCTGCCTTATCATTGTTATCGAAAGTTGAAAGGGTATTGATAGATATCGCAAATATTGACTTATTTGCTAGTGAGGATACCGAATTTGATAGGCCGGACCCTATTCCAAACAACGATACTATATCGATTTTATTTGGCGAACAGCATTATAAAGGAAGCTCTTACCGAGACGTCTTTACTAAATTAGTATCTACACTTATTCTTTCGTCAGATATAGCTAACTTAACGGATTTAATAAATTCGACTGAACCCAATACTGTACAAATAATAGGGACCCTAGAGCGCGTATCAGGAAAAGGAACAAAATTAACTAAAGCTATAGACTCAAGTAAATATCATGTCTACGTTAATTTTTCTAAAGATGCATTGTATAAAAAGATACAAATATTAGCTAATTTAACTAAAAATAAAGTGATCTTTGAAAGGTGGTAA
- a CDS encoding IS30-like element ISLsa1 family transposase encodes MGTSTLSRFQRGALAQLVNEGNKSYQVMADALGVAKATISYELDRVKPYDPELAQQDADRKRRNCGRRSMLTAALATLITNHLRLTWSPETIAAAYNLSTASIYNWLNRGWLPFKLTDLPNRNVRQHRVSENRGKFTSGTSIEQRPTTVNQRLAFGHWEVDTVLSSRSESRSCLVTFVERKTRLLWAIKAPNRTAKALNTAFGKFMGAFGPQVKSITVDHGKEFANYQALEQDYQIKVYFCHPYSPWERGSNEYFNRRLRWFFPKKTNFSQVTTDEILAALELINQRPLKIHHQQTAIERFRACSD; translated from the coding sequence TTGGGTACATCTACTTTATCACGTTTTCAACGTGGCGCACTAGCACAACTGGTCAATGAGGGGAATAAATCTTACCAAGTAATGGCTGACGCCTTAGGCGTCGCCAAAGCTACGATTAGCTATGAGTTGGACCGGGTTAAACCTTATGATCCAGAATTAGCTCAGCAAGATGCAGATCGCAAAAGGCGGAATTGCGGCCGTCGTTCGATGCTGACGGCAGCATTAGCGACTTTAATTACCAATCACTTACGATTAACCTGGTCACCAGAAACCATTGCGGCCGCTTATAACTTGAGCACTGCGTCAATTTATAATTGGCTTAATCGTGGCTGGCTCCCCTTCAAATTGACTGATCTACCCAATCGGAATGTCCGCCAGCACCGAGTGAGCGAAAATCGTGGGAAATTTACAAGTGGGACTTCCATCGAACAACGGCCAACAACTGTTAATCAACGGTTAGCTTTTGGTCATTGGGAAGTAGATACGGTGCTTTCTAGTCGAAGTGAGTCACGATCATGTCTGGTTACATTCGTAGAACGTAAGACCCGACTTCTATGGGCCATCAAAGCCCCTAATAGAACGGCTAAGGCTCTAAACACCGCCTTTGGCAAGTTTATGGGGGCCTTCGGTCCCCAAGTAAAATCCATTACTGTTGATCATGGTAAAGAGTTTGCCAATTATCAGGCCTTAGAACAGGATTATCAGATCAAAGTTTATTTTTGCCATCCATATTCACCATGGGAGCGAGGTTCCAATGAATATTTTAATAGACGGTTACGCTGGTTCTTCCCGAAAAAGACCAATTTTAGCCAAGTAACGACTGATGAGATCCTAGCAGCACTTGAACTAATTAATCAACGACCATTAAAAATACATCATCAACAGACTGCCATTGAAAGATTCCGGGCTTGTTCGGATTAA
- a CDS encoding bacteriocin immunity protein gives MCHLEKRRTTNNSSELLDIMDVLLQVIKNISSTKNPAALVNRLVNYIRSVALAGRLHFSKPEEDLIIKLEIFGQKAGLNGAYMADFSDKSYFYKWSEEVPNRH, from the coding sequence ATTTGCCATTTAGAAAAAAGACGTACAACAAATAACTCATCTGAGTTACTTGATATTATGGACGTCCTCTTACAAGTAATCAAAAATATCTCTTCAACTAAAAATCCTGCTGCATTGGTAAATCGCTTAGTTAACTATATTCGGAGCGTCGCTTTAGCTGGCAGGCTACACTTTTCAAAACCAGAAGAAGATCTGATCATTAAACTAGAAATTTTTGGTCAAAAAGCTGGTTTAAATGGTGCTTACATGGCAGATTTTTCTGACAAATCTTATTTCTATAAGTGGTCAGAAGAAGTTCCTAATCGTCATTAA
- a CDS encoding FRG domain-containing protein, with translation MNIQSVNSFLSKKAESLKSIKANVTVDGRGLLPRFFYRGQSNDFKSSNNVASIFRQKELSGYTHEYSFTNEYMRRYANDFNNLENNFSRLSYMQHFGLPTRLLDVTTNALVALYFACQSHLDSEGHETDGIVTMFFSNKTQNIDDFTYYSSRSDTVEVLSTLALMDEEKKKSIYRKISSFNKNIDDLLKEDENHLYQSWYMDLVKQFPEGYYEQLSEENQKVYDSLNDFYKEINQSYEMQCLYHDIKRDTGYFADLINFRTLLHPFFVEPSINNERLRAQSGFFLFEPYDGTSCSLENIHDDIDNKVSLYNGHNEPIRLVIPGEKKQQILNELNQSLEINQATLFPDKENVASYIKNNF, from the coding sequence TTGAATATTCAATCTGTAAATAGTTTTTTAAGCAAAAAAGCAGAATCCCTAAAGTCTATAAAAGCTAATGTAACAGTTGATGGAAGAGGTTTGCTACCACGATTTTTCTATAGAGGACAGTCAAATGACTTCAAAAGTAGTAATAACGTTGCTAGCATCTTTAGACAAAAAGAGCTCTCCGGATATACCCATGAATATTCATTTACTAATGAGTACATGCGTAGGTACGCAAACGATTTTAACAATTTAGAAAACAATTTTTCTCGCCTGTCTTATATGCAACATTTTGGCTTGCCAACTAGGTTATTAGATGTAACGACCAATGCTCTTGTCGCTCTTTATTTTGCCTGTCAATCTCATCTTGATTCTGAAGGACATGAAACAGACGGGATAGTTACCATGTTTTTTTCTAACAAGACACAAAATATTGATGATTTCACATACTATAGTAGTCGCAGTGACACCGTGGAAGTCTTATCAACATTAGCATTGATGGACGAAGAAAAAAAGAAAAGTATTTATAGAAAAATATCTTCTTTCAACAAAAATATTGATGATTTGTTGAAAGAAGATGAAAATCATTTATACCAAAGTTGGTACATGGATCTGGTCAAGCAGTTCCCAGAGGGCTATTATGAACAACTTTCTGAGGAAAACCAAAAAGTATATGACTCACTAAATGATTTCTATAAAGAAATAAATCAGTCTTATGAAATGCAATGCCTGTATCATGATATTAAAAGAGATACTGGTTATTTTGCTGATCTAATCAACTTTAGAACTTTACTTCACCCATTTTTCGTCGAACCTTCAATTAATAATGAACGCTTACGAGCTCAAAGTGGTTTTTTCCTTTTTGAACCTTATGATGGTACATCATGTAGCTTGGAAAATATTCATGATGATATTGATAACAAAGTATCTCTGTACAATGGACACAATGAGCCAATTAGATTAGTAATTCCTGGTGAAAAAAAGCAACAAATTTTAAACGAATTAAATCAATCATTGGAAATAAACCAGGCTACTTTATTTCCAGACAAAGAAAATGTGGCTAGTTATATAAAAAATAATTTTTAA
- a CDS encoding IS30 family transposase — protein MTLNQNTMISHYQQLQPYERGLIMARKSDGWSCRQIARELHRSPSTISRELKHGTIRQIGPNHKPFEAYFAETAQTIHANHQANSHAVSWLVKAPAPVFFQQLVIELRRKPRVHSIDSFVHWFKLNHQELACPSTPTVYRYIDNGLLELTNSELPMKLRRRVRSVRKAHQRMNKRTLGKSIEERPFGANNRTEIGHWEGDLVKGKRVASEPAIMTLTERVSRYEIIVKITDYHADTCRQALQDVIDDYGPEYFKTVTFDNGSEFADLSKVAGTTVYFAHPYSPWERGTNENQNQLIREFIPKGHSMRALTLTGIQAIQNALNQRPRKVLNYQSAMAVLPDFD, from the coding sequence ATGACCCTTAACCAGAATACCATGATTAGTCATTACCAACAACTTCAACCTTATGAACGTGGCTTGATCATGGCTCGTAAATCTGACGGTTGGTCTTGCCGTCAGATTGCGCGTGAACTTCATCGGAGTCCAAGTACCATCAGTCGGGAATTAAAGCACGGTACAATTCGTCAAATTGGCCCTAATCACAAGCCCTTTGAAGCTTACTTTGCAGAGACTGCTCAAACTATTCATGCAAATCATCAAGCTAATTCTCATGCCGTTAGCTGGCTGGTCAAGGCACCGGCACCTGTGTTCTTCCAACAACTGGTCATTGAACTTCGTCGCAAACCTAGAGTCCACAGTATTGATAGCTTTGTGCATTGGTTCAAACTGAACCATCAAGAACTAGCTTGTCCGTCAACACCAACTGTCTACAGATACATTGATAATGGCCTTTTAGAACTAACTAATAGTGAACTACCCATGAAGCTACGTCGACGGGTGAGATCTGTTCGTAAAGCTCATCAGCGTATGAATAAACGTACCTTAGGCAAGTCTATTGAAGAACGACCATTTGGAGCCAATAACCGAACTGAAATCGGCCATTGGGAAGGTGATCTAGTTAAAGGCAAACGAGTTGCCAGTGAACCCGCTATTATGACCTTGACTGAACGTGTTAGTCGTTATGAAATCATCGTTAAGATTACGGACTATCACGCCGACACTTGTCGACAAGCCCTGCAAGATGTTATCGATGACTATGGTCCAGAATACTTTAAGACAGTTACTTTTGACAACGGTTCAGAGTTTGCGGATTTATCAAAGGTAGCCGGCACGACAGTCTACTTTGCCCATCCATATTCACCATGGGAACGTGGTACTAATGAGAACCAGAACCAACTGATCCGCGAGTTCATTCCTAAGGGACATTCAATGAGAGCCTTGACCTTAACAGGGATTCAAGCAATCCAAAACGCTCTGAACCAAAGACCACGAAAGGTTCTCAACTATCAATCGGCAATGGCAGTTCTGCCAGACTTCGATTAA